A single window of Nicotiana tomentosiformis chromosome 1, ASM39032v3, whole genome shotgun sequence DNA harbors:
- the LOC104119011 gene encoding probable pectinesterase/pectinesterase inhibitor 36, translating to MSRWSFSIFLLPLLILAVAANNVVTSNQDIDNAVQRTRSAVLNVMKWARGLKRLDKADRDGSTINFAGIECVKLYEDTEPRLAQLVSGEKYYSHDDAVTWLSAALASHRSCLDGLEEKGLVFKSEEARNLTLLLKDALFNYGQLRNNGRTKARKGAQPRPISNEGRGLLASWNAATSKADIVIAQDGSGNYKTINEAVAALSRITRPERTIVYVKSGVYRENVEIGRELKNLMFVGDGIDKTIVTGNKNVQDGATTLGSATFGVSADEFWARDMTFENTAGPHKHQAVALRVGSDLSIFYRCSFRGYQDTLLVHSLRQFYRDCHIYGTIDFIFGDAAAVFQNCDIFVKRPMDHQSNMITAQGRDDSNENTGIVILNSRVAPSSEFSAVKGSFMNYLGRPWKKYSRTVFIKTDLDGLIHPKGWKEWSGNFALSTLYYGEYMNTGSGADIGNRVNWPGFHVLRDANEASPFTVRNFIQGESWIPASGVPYLL from the exons atgtcCAGATGGAGTTTctccatttttcttcttcctcttcttattTTAGCCGTTGCTGCTAACAATGTTGTTACTAGCAACCAAGATATTGACAATGCGGTCCAAAGAACAAGGTCTGCGGTGTTAAATGTCATGAAATGGGCTCGGGGTCTAAAAAGACTTGACAAAGCAGACCGAGATGGTTCGACAATAAATTTTGCAGGCATTGAATGTGTGAAGCTTTATGAAGACACTGAGCCAAGGCTAGCACAGCTAGTCTCTGGTGAGAAGTATTATAGCCATGACGATGCTGTTACTTGGCTAAGTGCAGCTTTAGCAAGCCATAGGAGTTGTTTAGATGGATTGGAAGAGAAAGGATTGGTTTTTAAAAGTGAAGAGGCTCGAAACTTGACTTTGTTGCTTAAGGATGCATTGTTTAATTATGGACAACTAAGGAATAATGGAAGGACCAAGGCCAGAAAGG GGGCACAACCGAGACCAATCTCTAATGAAGGTCGGGGACTTCTGGCATCATGGAATGCAGCCACATCCAAAGCTGATATAGTCATTGCACAAGATGGTTCAGGTAATTACAAGACTATCAACGAGGCTGTGGCTGCACTCTCTCGGATCACACGACCAGAAAGAACAATTGTATATGTCAAATCTGGTGTATACCGCGAAAATGTCGAAATTGGAAGGGAACTCAAGAATTTGATGTTTGTTGGTGATGGCATTGACAAAACTATTGTCACTGGTAATAAAAATGTCCAAGATGGAGCTACTACCTTGGGCTCAGCTACATTTG GTGTCTCAGCTGATGAATTTTGGGCAAGGGACATGACATTTGAGAACACAGCAGGACCACACAAACATCAAGCAGTGGCATTAAGAGTAGGCTCAGATCTCTCCATTTTTTATCGCTGCAGCTTTAGAGGTTATCAAGACACACTTTTAGTACACTCACTGAGACAATTTTATCGCGATTGTCACATATATGGCACGATAGACTTCATATTTGGTGATGCAGCTGCCGTGTTTCAAAACTGCGACATTTTTGTAAAGAGACCAATGGATCACCAATCCAACATGATAACAGCTCAGGGAAGGGATGACTCGAATGAAAATACAGGGATTGTTATACTAAATTCGCGAGTTGCTCCATCCTCCGAGTTCAGTGCTGTTAAAGGAAGTTTCATGAATTACTTAGGAAGACCGTGGAAAAAATATTCAAGGACGGTTTTTATTAAGACGGATTTAGATGGATTGATTCATCCAAAAGGGTGGAAAGAATGGAGTGGTAATTTTGCACTTTCAACATTATATTATGGAGAGTACATGAATACAGGTAGTGGAGCTGATATTGGAAACAGAGTTAATTGGCCTGGTTTTCATGTGTTACGCGATGCCAATGAAGCAAGCCCATTTACAGTAAGAAATTTCATACAGGGTGAATCTTGGATCCCAGCAAGTGGAGTGCCATATTTGCTCTGA
- the LOC104119012 gene encoding pectinesterase 2, translating into MTYITMSNIYLIFPLLFVSSFFFPSTNGYSQAAIKFWCIQTPHPQPCEYFLTQNPKYSTPINKKSDFLKVSLELALDRALRAQTNAYSLGSKCRNEREKAAWADCLELYENTIHKIKSTVGPNTKCTAADAQSWLSTALTNLETCRAGFEELGVTDYVMPLMSNNVSSLISNTLSLNHGYYTEPTATQVDGFPTWVALGDRKLLQSSSPASQANIVVAKDGSGNFKTVKEAVAAAGKRKGSARFVIYVKAGIYSENVDLGSKLKNIMLVGDGIGKTIITGSKSVGGGSTTFKSATVAVVGDGFICRGITIRNTAGPTNHQAVALRSGSDLSVFYQCSFEGYQDTLYVHSDRQFYRECDIYGTVDFIFGNAAVVLQNCNIFARDPPNKTNTVTAQGRSDPNQNTGISIHNCRVTAASDLKASKNSVKTYLGRPWKQYSRTVVMKTFLDSLIQPDGWMPWSGTFALKTLYYGEYLNTGPGSSTANRVKWGGYRVITSAAEASKFTPANFIAGNSWLPATNVPFTSGL; encoded by the exons ATGACATACATAACAATGTCCAATATCTATTTGATTTTCCCACTTTTATTTGTGTCTTCTTTCTTTTTCCCATCCACCAATGGCTACTCTCAGGCAGCCATAAAATTTTGGTGTATCCAAACACCTCACCCACAACCTTGTGAATACTTCTTGACACAAAATCCTAAATATTCAACTCCTATCAACAAAAAATCCGATTTTCTCAAAGTGTCACTAGAATTAGCCCTAGACCGTGCCTTACGTGCCCAAACGAACGCATATTCACTAGGTTCAAAATGTCGTAACGAGCGTGAAAAAGCTGCATGGGCTGATTGTCTTGAACTATATGAAAATACTATCCACAAGATCAAAAGCACAGTTGGTCCAAATACTAAATGCACAGCTGCTGATGCTCAATCATGGTTAAGTACAGCCTTAACCAACCTCGAAACATGCAGAGCTGGTTTTGAAGAACTTGGGGTCACGGATTATGTGATGCCATTAATGTCAAATAATGTTTCATCTTTAATTAGTAACACTTTGTCTTTGAACCATGGTTACTATACTGAGCCAACTGCAACTCAAGTAGATGGTTTTCCAACTTGGGTTGCACTTGGTGATCGGAAACTATTGCAATCATCTTCTCCAGCATCTCAGGCTAATATAGTTGTTGCAAAAGATGGTTCGGGGAATTTCAAGACTGTGAAAGAAGCTGTTGCTGCTGCTGGCAAGAGGAAAGGAAGTGCAAGGTTTGTGATATATGTGAAGGCAGGAATTTACAGCGAAAATGTGGATTTAGGATCTAAGTTGAAGAATATAATGTTAGTTGGAGATGGAATTGGAAAGACAATTATCACAGGAAGCAAGAGTGTTGGAGGAGGATCCACCACCTTCAAATCAGCCACTGTTG CCGTTGTCGGTGATGGATTTATTTGTCGAGGCATAACAATTAGGAACACTGCTGGGCCCACAAACCACCAAGCAGTAGCTCTTCGATCTGGCTCAGACCTTTCAGTATTTTATCAATGTAGTTTTGAGGGGTACCAAGACACTCTTTATGTCCACTCTGATAGACAATTTTACAGAGAATGTGATATTTATGGTACAGTTGATTTCATATTCGGAAACGCAGCAGTTGTGTTACAAAATTGTAACATTTTTGCTAGAGATCCTCCAAACAAGACCAACACTGTGACAGCACAAGGGAGAAGTGATCCAAACCAAAACACTGGAATTTCAATTCACAATTGTAGAGTCACAGCTGCTTCGGATTTAAAGGCTTCTAAAAACTCAGTTAAGACATATTTAGGAAGGCCATGGAAACAATATTCACGTACTGTTGTCATGAAAACGTTCCTCGATAGCTTGATTCAACCAGATGGTTGGATGCCATGGAGTGGTACTTTCGCGCTGAAAACATTGTACTATGGAGAATACTTGAACACTGGTCCTGGCTCGTCAACTGCAAATAGGGTTAAATGGGGTGGTTATCGTGTTATTACAAGTGCTGCTGAGGCATCCAAATTCACACCTGCTAATTTCATTGCTGGAAATTCTTGGTTGCCAGCCACCAACGTGCCATTCACTTCTGGTCTTTGA